DNA sequence from the Megalops cyprinoides isolate fMegCyp1 chromosome 24, fMegCyp1.pri, whole genome shotgun sequence genome:
TTTATAATTGTATTCTCTACCAGATAAGTGGAAAAAATGCCAGGTACGTGGTATGTGTTCATCACTTGAATGGCTTCAAACACACCAAATATGCAGCAATAAGCACAGTTTCCCTTGGAACGCCCCAACCTTGAAGGTGGCAATTTTTTCCGCGAAGAGAGACTTTTGGAGGGCGCTTTGTTGATGTGCTCTGAAGAGTTGGCAACACTGGAGTACTGTCACTGTGTCACCCTGGGAGAGGGAAATAAAACACTTTGCCTAATGATAGCCTGGACTGTGTTGATGTGGGCCATGGGTACAATTTACACCTGTGTTTTGGAAACATAGCTTAGGTCAGGCTCAACAACTTACATGGTGCATATGTTACATCTAACACTTTGTTGCCCATTTGTATAGCTTTGAGTTCTTTGCCAATTTGGATCCACAAGCAAAGAAAGCGGTTTCTCACTCAAAATTAGACCCAACAGACCTGTGTCCAAACCATtatgccacaaagcacactatTATTAATACCACGCTATTAATACCATTAACCATACTGTTACTATTAATAATACTGTTATTCAGTATTGCACTTTCTCCTTAAGTGAGTAATGGATTTAAGGGTTGTTTTCCGACTCATCGTTTCCTCATTTTAGACGGTGCCAGACTCATGTTGCGCGAGAAAGAAGTAATGCTTACATTCCCCACTCGAAATTAAGCGCAGGACAAATTACAGGTTACActgaaaaggaggggggggggggggtttaagcGTTCGACCTCAGTGACAAAACCAAACCACTCGGAACACAGCCGTTTAATCAGAACTGGCGTCCCGCAGCGGGAGCGATCTGGCGCACACGCCGGGCTAAAGCCACAGCGGGAGAGCAAACAACAGCTACACACCTCCAGAGTCACAGCAGGGATCACTTACAAGGGAATGACTCAGCATTTGGCTGGGTCCTGAGTGACTCAGCTGTTATTTAACCATAGGGTAATCATACCCACATGGCTTAGCTCTGTGGAAACCTTTTCCCCTCCTGTCACCAAACCACCACAGATCCCTTACCCTCTCAGACAAGTAAACTAAAAAGTCCTAGACTCATGCGTGCTGACCTGATTGCGCTTTCTTAGACCACAACACTGGACtaagatgaagaaaaataatgattataTAAGGTCCGTTTCAAGACGACGCAATCCCTGTTGGCAACCAGGGTCCAGGCTAAGTCACCCTGTCCCTTAACTGCCTCAAGCACGGCTTCTGGTTCCACTTTCAAGGCAAATATAAACACGACGACAATCCACAGCAGGTCTAGATTCTCCACTCATTTGCATACTTCTGGTGCCCTTCTTTAATTTTCAAAGGAATGAAGTCTGGGTTCCTGAAATCAACATGAGCAAAAATCCATTACTTTTTTCTAAGACCTGCTTCCATAATTGATTTTGCCAAGAGTAATATCAATATTATCCTGTGTTAAGTGTAATGAGACCACTGACCCTTGAAGGGAAAAGTGCCCATGCCATTTATAAAGTGTATTAActttgttctgctttttaatgACCAATGACCACTGCAGTTTGAGCGGCCACATTGAATTAAAACGGCCGTACTGAAACCTCAAACACGATGACACGCAGCCAGTCAGCAGTCTGCACAGTTAGTGCTGCCACAGAGTATAAATCAGCCCGCTGCTCGGAGCCGCAGTGTCACTGGTCATGATGCAGCAGTTCTAAATTCTGTCCTCTGAGACAAGAAGCAAACAGTTCACGCTGGCTTAAACTGGGCTTTTTTTGCCCTCAGGCTGTGAAACACGATGTGAACCGCTGTCTCAGTGAGCCACTCATCTCTGGGTAACGGGCAGTTGGTAGGGCTGCTTCATACACACAGTACTCACCTAGGTATACTGATGGATCCTCCTGTCATAGTTCTGAGCATCCGGACTGCCCTTCTTAACTGCACCGGCAGTGATGTCTGCTTTGCCTCCTTTTGAAACAAGTCAGCTGCACTCATTAGTAAGAAGGGTATATTCTAATatcaaaatgagtaaaaactGGTTCATCTTCACAATAGGAAGGTGTCTGGAGGAGCGGTTCGGTGTTTCTATTGGGCTCCTGATCAGGTATCAGTTTGGTTTTGATGAAGCTGCAGTTAAGAGCATTTGCCTCTTTATTCCAGACGGGATTAATTAATGTCAGAAAGCGGACCCGCTCTGTGCTGCATATTAGCCATTTGTGTATGATCCTTCGTTGTAACACCTACAGGCTTTGTTGCGCTAACCGcattaaacattcaaacacTGCAGAGAAATTGTAATACAACATAAATATCCCAGTTTACAGGACTAGGTAGCACACCACACAATTAACACAGGTGACAGTATGTTGAATGGATGCCCTGAAGGTAAAGGCCTAGATTACCATTACATTCAGGAACTGATTATCAAAAGACATCCTAGATATACACTCCCATGATTCTTGCACTCAAAATCGGTTTACACCTCAGCATCCCCCTTACAGCACTGCCACACTATAGCTGAGGTACAGACTGAGCGGTCTCTGTATCACCTTCCACAAGGCTGCTGGAGGAGTGGGATAGCCCCACGCCATTCGCTATTCAATCTAACTGGGACACATCTGTGACTAGATGATCATTACTAATAGCAGGAGGAATGAAAGCAGTGTACACAGGCTCACCCAAACAAGATGGCCATTTATCCGATTTAATCATCACAGCGGAGGCACTCGAGCGCCGAAAATGAAAGGAACCCTTCCTGTGGTTAACTGATGAGTCACGCTGCCcccattttaaagtaaaatcgGAAAACAATCTGACACAAGCAAGTAAGCAAGCCAGCCCACACGGGCCCAGACTGTTTATTTAGTATGTGAACCTGGACTTAATTTCAGTCTTCTGAAGAAACAGTCTGCATTTGTCATGTCCAATCTGTCAGCACAAGCACCATTAGATGTTTAAATTATACTCTTTGCAAGCGAAACAGTCTTACAAATGTGCTACGTTCCCCCGAGGCAGATAAAGCTtagagacaaacagaaaaaggagaggagaatgCAATCTTCTCTTAAAATAGCCCACCCTTGGAAACAGACAGGGCTGAGCACAGCAGGCATAGAttgagaaatgtttaaaatggtgTTCATGGGAAGTGAAGTCCGTAAGTACAGGTTTTTGTGTACTTTTACACCATCtctggacttcatctcccatgTTGTGAAGCTTTCTAAACCACAGGAGCTGACGCCCAGTGCAACATCACAATACACTGCACAGTTTTTAAGGCAGTGTGGTCTCAGCTGTGTGGTAACCAACAGCATATGCTTTAAAGAATTGTGCTCTTTGACCAGGGTTCAGGAAAGCTACCCTTTCAGGAAAGCTAGTCTTTCAGAGAAGGTAACCCAAATTGAGATCCTGTGGCTCTCCAAACAGACATGAACTCTGTATGACCAAGGATGGAGTCTCCAGTCCcttgaaaccccccccccccccacaatctGGTAAGAAACCTACCCACATTTCGGGaagagacaagaaaaaaaaaaaccaacaaatgCAAGCTCAGACGCAGAACAATAACCTCaaagatgagaaaaacaaaaacaaccagtGGGGAGAGCATTTAAAAACGTAACGCGGTCCAATTAGAAATGACACCTTTAATGTTGACGATGAAAATGGTTTGCCAATGTTGACAAAGTAAAAGTATGAGGAGGAGAGCGACGGGTGGGGAGAATGCGGGGGTGGGGAGTGGAAAAACCAGGAGAGGTTCGTCGGTGTGTTCTGCCGGGTACTCAAAAGATACAGCTCTGCATTCACAcaaggatgggggggggggttgtgatgTCAGAGTGGTAAGTCCCAAGATCGAGTTACAGCCGGTAAAACAAAGCAAGCTTCTCCTTGGAGGACAGGTCACAGCATCCCCGTTTCTGTTTGCAATAAGGCCactttaaatagtttttttttttttttttactgtgtaaaGCAGATCAAAACCTTTTCCTTCCTTGCTGACAGGTTCTACGGAGTCGCCACTCTACAGGCGGATCGGGTCTGGAGTCTCGAGTGtgcgtttaaaaaaaaaaaagcgccgCCGATCAAGCGCAGTCTCCCGGCAACGCCGAGGCTGAGGTTCACCTGAGGTAGTCTCCCCTCCGTCCCGCGCTGCAGCTCCACGCCCCCGTCGCCATTACCGCGCCCAGCCCGTGCGCAACTCGGCCAGCACGCCGCCCGCCAAATCGCTGCGAGTAACAGCAGTTTAAATCCATCGACGACCCCCCTCCCCGCTTGCCGGATGGCTCAAGCCCCGCGGGGAGGGATGGGGGTTCCCCGAGTGACCGTTTCTAAAgcggagacccccccccccccccgtgtggCACCGCTTCTATACGTCCacggtaaaaataaaatggttgcTGAAGTATTAAATTTTCACACACAGATTGAAGTTCTAAACTGAgttcccccgcccccccagttGCCACTggcctttgaaaaaaaaaggggtgTTTTCAGTGTAGGCCCTCCAGGTGAGGTGGTGGCCTGTGCCAGCCCGGTGTATCTGTGCCAGAGCGTGTGGGTGCAGTCCGGTGGTGATCCACACCCATACGTGTTCGAgtttcctccccctcccaggCGAGGGGCGGGGTCTTGctgggtgggggcggggcaggtGCGGGGTTACTTGTCCCCCAGGATGGCGTACTGGttgtccagctgcagctgctgcgcCGAAGCCGGGCCTCCTTCGTCCCTCGCCCGGTTCCTGTGCTTCACCACCTCGAAGGTCTTCTCCATCTCGCGGTCTCTGAAACGCACACGCAAAGCACGCGTCACGCCTTCTGAAAAGCCTGTGCAATGCCCCTGGAGGGGAGAGATCTCATTTTCACCTCACTTAAAATAACTATGTTGcatttcattatcatcatttagcggacactctcatccagagcaacttaaataagcgccaatatttttcatttatacagctgaatatttactggggcaactCTAGGTtgagtatcttgcccaagggtacaacagcagtgcctcagcggggaatTGGTAACAAGTCCCGCTCCTGCATATCTACTGACAGCCCCCTCTTTCTTGACCCACTTATATACATGGCAAGTGAGCGCTGGTGTTTGTACAGGAAGAGTCCAGGAAGAGATaaataaaggagagagagataaaataATCATCTTCAGCTtcctctcacacattcactgaatgaaaaccaGCTAAAATACATCTTAAAAATGTGTCGCCTTTTCAGACTCTCTCACTTACATTCTCACACACCAGCCTGTCGCTCGTCATAAATCCAGATTTTGTGGCGTGATGCAATAAATGGGGCATTCATGACTGCTGTAAATATTGGCTGCTCCGAGTCAGGACTGGCTCTAGCTGGACTAACACAATCTTTGATGTGtgtattcatataaaatatctgaaagTGTGCAgtacaattttattaaaatattaacaattcTGCTTTGAGGAACTAAGCAGAATTCccactgaaatgatttaatcaaaatgaaaatcaagcCTTCCAAGAAATCCCTCTTGGCCCAGGGGCAGAACAGCTGACCTCACACGGCCAGACAAATGCTTATCTGGATCTCTGGCACAAGCTGTGTGCAGGTTGTTTCATAAAGCTCATTAAAACAGCAGGATTCTTTGGCTTTCATTTATAGCTAGGCTGTGATCAAGCTCTCACCTGGTACCAACAGTGTGGTTTTGTGGTCTGATCTCTGATCAGAGAAccacaatgaatgaatgactgaatgaattaataaaactCGTTACTCAAACTCAAACACCTATCCCCTCATTGCAAAGAGGTCTGTATTCAGTGTGCTCCAGACTCACAGGCCTCTGCCCTTAGACGGGACTTACTTGCGCGTCTCCACGTGTTTGGCGGTAGACAGGAGTGAGGGGAACTGGGCGTCACTGTAGATCTCCGGGGGCCCCTGGTTCTGGCTCCTCTTTGTGGTGGTCAGCCGTGCCCCTGGGGGCCGGTACACTCCTGCCGTTTTCGGCTCTGGGGCCTCCACCTCTGCTGTGGGCAGACGAAGAGGGGTAACTGGATCAGATTCCAAAACAGGCTCCTACCCACCACAATCGGAAGAATTTGGCCCCCCCGTCGGAAGAAGCTTCCCTTTACTCACCCACGGGTGGCGCCGTCGTGGGCGCAGCTGCGGACTTGTTCCAGGGGCCGGACACTTTGTCTCCGCTCACCAGAATGATCTCTCCGTCCTCGCCCACCTCCTCCTTCTcgtactcctcctcctccttctcctcgcTGTCAAAcacagatcccccccccccccggtcacCAACGTCAGCGTGCACGCAGGAGAATGCCGGCGTAGAATGTTCTACATgctgtgcatgcgtgtgctaGCCTAGCGGCCTGCCCGCCCAACGTGCCAGACtattaatgctttattttacAGACACACTCCTTTGCAGTGCTCAAAGGCACCGTGGACGGTGCTGCACAAAACCCCTGCATTTGGGAAAGCTTCCCTTTAAAACAACCTTTTAAGGGCCACTCAGTAAGTGTGCTGGGTACACTCCACTAACATATTCCCTGACGTTCATGAACAAATGTTTACCGAAAGGCTCAAGTTCCGGTTAAACGTATAGGTTAAATAATAACCAAGTTAAACATGGTTTTCTTCCATTCCTGAGAGCAGCCCCAGGTGCTCTGTAACACTCATGTATGCAATGCCAGGAAGTGAAACGGCTAATGGCTGTAGCCCGAGCTCCAGCAGCTGGAATGGCTGCCACGCGGAGGACTTACTTCAGCTGCAGGGCCTGGACCCGGAGGCCGCTGTAGTCCACCTCCCTCTGCTCGAACTCCTTCCACTCCTCGTCCTCCTGCGAAACGACAACCCACCAGACGCGTCAGCCGGACTCAAGCAGCCCTTTGTGTGACTCCACGCTGTGGGTCCTtaccccgccccacccccccaccatgACTGTAGCGAAAGATGACCTTCACAGGAGCGATCCGGAGTCAGCTGCTTCTGGCCAGCGCGCTGCCCTGAGGGGGGCACCTCGAAATGCTGCGGTAATGAACCCCCTCTCTTTATCATTCAGGAGCAAGTGTTCCACTCCTGCACTGAACCATAACAACCTCTCATATTCTAGGGCAACTGCGCTCTTCTGGTGCACGTAGCCATAACATAACGTCTCTCCCTTATCGTTCTGCGGCAGTGTTCCGCCGCACCGCCTTCGCAGCAGGCCCGGCCTCGGGACGCCGGCCTTCGCTGGTCGGACGCGCGGCGGACTGGGGGAGACCGCCCGCTCCGAGCTAAGTGCATGAATCAAAGGAGGCCTGTCAGCCCGGCGCGGCGCCCCTTGCGAAGCGATTCTTCCGGGAGCGATCATCTGGACAGAGCTGACAGGGAGCCAACCGGGCTCAGAGCACGACGGGGACATTCTGTTCTTCTGAGAGGCTCACGGCGGCTCGGCCAGAGAGCGgacgcctcccccccccccactccccccagcCACACAAACCCGGCAACAGGCCCCTACGCATGGACACCAGACAGGCAAGCACAGGGATCCCTACAGTCTCTAGGCAGCAAAACATGGGGCACAATTAGGCCGTAGGAAATTTGGCAAATATGCAAGCCTTATTTCACTGACCTTGATTTGAGCAGTTTCAGCTACACTACAACTTCATAAtgatactactactgctaataataacaCTAAAATTGTTTCTGGTGTCCATTCTGCACTCTGCATACCCCTACCATTTATATCTGGCCTTTGTCAGCAGGCTGTGCATGTCCTGCGACGCCTCTCTATGCTTAATCGGCCTACAGAGGCACCCCTCCCACGTTTTGCCATTCATCTATGCAATTTGATGATTATTTTATTGCGTTTTTCCAAAATCACACTCCAGTAAAGAGTCTATTTGGCCAGACCCAGCATGTCTGAATAAGCCATCTAGGAAAAATCTAAATCACCCACACTGATCTTTGTTTTTacatactattttttttctcatattctCTACAGGGTACACAATTGCAACTGCATATATAGAATGTACGTTCTTCCTGGCAATAAGGAGGCCTTTTAAAGTTCTGGGCCAACCTTGTTCACCTGTAACGCGGGATACCGGTAGCATAAGGGACATCTACAGTATACGTGCTGGTGCCATTACCCTTATTCAACatatgttagctagctacccacTCTTATGCTTCAATCACGTTTGTAAATTAGCTAAGAGCTGGATATGACTTAATGCAACGTTAGAAATCTGAGATTATTGACAGCCATGGCCAACGTGACGGCGCGGTAACGAGTCGAGCGCTTGGCACCTCCGACCAAACGCTGGTGGCGCTAAGACTCAGCATTTAGCGTCCGCTACTCGACACAGCCGTGTAAGTCGGCTAGCTAAATTAACTAGCCACAAGCAATGGCCGCTTTACCGGTTAAATCAGTCTCATTTTATCAAAGACGATGACAAGCACACTGCCGTCATTAAAAACCAAGTCTAACGTCGGAATCATGCTAACGCCGTAATACAAAAGCAGCTAACTGCGTTTCTTTgcgagctaacgttagccaacgAAGTTGGAAATGCGGCTAGTTAACTCGGCTAGCGActactgaataaaaaaaatgaagacaagcCATGTCATAGATAGCCAGTCATATTCATAACGAGGCATAGTTGACCAAGGCAGTTTAAGAAACTATTCGGTAAATACTGTAGATATATAACAACCATTTTAAGCTGAATGACAGTTCACTTAAAGCTGGCTAGCTCTGGACCGGCATGTGGCTAGTTAGCTTAGCCACCGCGCTAATCAGCTGACTCGCGGGACGCACGCGGGAGGTTAGTCTCGCGCCTGCAACCCTGCGTTCTGGAACTTTGACACGCTATTGTGTCGCCAGCCAGCAAGTGCCGGCAGAAATGCTCCTAACCGAGACCTCCTTTTTAACCTCACGGAGTGCAACTAACTAGCGCTAGCCGCTGCGCTGACGTGAAAAAATCGCTTTGTGGCGACCATACCTTCTCTACCTGCGCGTCCTGATTTTCGCTTTTCGTAGacttctccttttcctttttgccCTTTTTCTGATTAACGGCTCCGGGTGTAAGTGCCTGCTCCTTCCccttgcctttttcttttttcttctttttatccCGCTTGGCGAAGAAATCGTCCAAGCTCTTCTCCGCACAAGTGCTAGCAATTTCCGCCatttttgctaaaaaaaatatatagctgtgtattatatattatgaacTCCTTCAGTGTCTGGATAGCGAACCAGCTTCAACGTTTCGATATAATGCCGTCACGACGACTCTACTTGATGGGAATCATTTACGATGTTCCTTTCACGTGTTTAGGTGAAGAAGGACTGGCTCATCGCTGGCTGGCTAGCGACATTGGTTCGGTAACTCTGAACCGCTGACAGTCATGCCGAATATAAGGCAACCGGATGTGCAGCTTCTGTCTATGGGCGGGAGCTTGATTGTTGACAAGTTCTATAGCCaatcaaaaaatgacaaaacgagattttttttttcaactacCGGGGAGTGGTCTAGGCCGTAGTTGAGCCACATTGATCGCTTCAGCTGAACCGGGGAGGTTTTATACGGTTCGTGGTAGACGGATATGTAGAGCAAGTTTTGTGCAGGCCTGTTTTCTGCTGATTTCTGTCTACAAACAGGATTGTTTCACAAGTCTCAAAAGTCCCTGAAATCGACTTGACAAACTTTCCATAATGTGACCTTTCTTTTTATGGACAAGTTGTAGCTGTTGGGAATTACAGTACCCCTATCATTTTAGCATGAaccacataaaaatattttacgcTCGAACTAGACACACCTAGATATATGCCCATGTGTACGGAGTCTCAGTGTGGCTTCAGGACCACGTATATGCGAAAGCGAAATTCTGTAATGGACGTGATGTTGCGGTCTGGCATGAAAAGGCAATGTTGCTGTTTCAGTAGCCGGCAGCAATCAGGCAGATGTTGTGGCCATATTTCAGTGCCTGTGACAGCTCTACTGTAGATCAATTCCTGGTGTGAACTCTTAGAACAACACATGTAATTCCACTTGCCTAAGAGTCACTGAATAGTCAGTTGCTTTTGATGTTGTTTCTCAGTTGATATGTGTTTATAaatgatatatactgtatgtattttactATTAcacattattgtattttttcaatatatcatgtattatatatcatatataattacatataatcATTGTCCCAGACCCAGGTGGTTTGTCAAAATTAGTGATGTATTGAAGGGTTGCAAAGGGATATAGGCCACCTTGGATGGACTCGTATGTACCAGTACTCATATTTACTTTagctagggtgaccatacgtcctctttttcccagacatgtcctcgttttgggacctaaaacatgtgTCTCGGGAAAAAGAGGATATATGGTCACCCTACTTTAGCATTGTGCTTCTTCCCCTGTTCATGTACAAACATGATTTCAAATGGCTATAAATGACATAAAGGCGATTAAATAGGTCGTATATTGGTAATTGAAACCAAATAGTACATCTGCAGTTGTGTAGAACAAAATGAGAAGTCTCCTCAGCATTACACAGACAGCTCACATGGTTTTGCCACCACATTAGATTCAGTGCTCCTTTCCCAGACGACTGGAAAGACCTGCCAACTTGACAACTGTACTTCACATGGCAGcaatttgtaattgtaattcatGTGGCCTCTTACATAAGTGGGAAAGGTCACATGATTTGGCAGCCATCATGATTGAattgtgaaatgtatgtgtCTCCTCCTCATGAACCCTTTTTGGTGGCATGCATGTTCAATCCTTGTACTAGGCATTGTCCGTATTGCTAAGCAACATAGCTACCGCGAGTCAATTAGTTTATTAGATACAATGAGCAAGTCATTGTTGTGAAATCACAGGCCACATCCAATTGGGGTTTTGAATTTCAATTCCATACAAGTCAGGTGTTACAattcaaattgttttttaatgagttCACTTAAATTGTAAAAACTTAAATGATTCCTGATAAATCAGTATTCACTGGTTATGGTGCCGGCCTAAAATGCATACCTGTACAGTGTGCAGGCATTGTGTGTGATCTGAATTAATTACATCACAGACAAAGCTGATGCTGtactttttatttcagttgttaAACATTGTTTCAGATATTTCTCTCCAcactgattgtttttgtttcatgttgttttcacgTCAGTACGTACAAGAGTCTTGTAGATTAGCAGTGAAATCTCTATCTCAATATTGGGGATTCTTCCACagaatttaaaattattatcatctcatcatttttaaatcatatcTTGTATATAAAGTAGTGTATGTTGTATTGGTCCCAAAGACCTACAGTACAATTACCATGGGAACTTTAATCACTACTTAACCTCTGACTCATGATTTTGAACTTTAAGCATTTCCAGTCTTTGGTAAAGTTGAAGCATTTGAACTTGGGTTAAACAGTGGTTATGGGGGTTTAACGGTTGTTTGTTTGAATGGATGTGAAGACATAGTGGAAAAACATATCACATGAATTTGCATATTAGTAATTTCAAAGGATTGGGTATTGCCCTTATCTAACCTGAAAGTTACTTAACTCTGAAAGACACATAAAAGTGAAACTCTTGGACGTAAGGTCTCTGTCCTAACATAATATCAGTTATTGTCCTCTTCCAAGTTTGGGTATAATTCCtgacattaaaagtaaaattacaattgttaaaatattttggtgCCATTTCCAGGTTTTCCAGGCTTTGTTGATAGAACACTCCATTATATGTGATCCTGAAGCCCTAAAGAAGTATTATAATAAGACAAAACAATGTCCCATCTTCATAAGACACCCCAAGTTAAGTGTCATCCCCAGTAAACAGGACTGATCAAGAGAGATGGGTGTTTTCATACACAGGTGCAGTTTTTATTCAGGTCACACAAAAGAACACTGTATGCCAGATGAaaacagctctctcacacagagacctgaaGAAATGACAGTCCGAGAGCACCTGTGGAGACAGGCAGAGTCCCGTCTTCCCAAAGCCGTAACACAAGTGCAGGCACACCAActgcagatcttttttttctttctagaGAAGGCGGTGATGGTTTCATTCAGTATGCCTGTGTAAAGTATGGAGTAGGGTCACATCATTCTTTCACTAGCTCTTCTGCTGTGGTTGACTTTGTGGGTCAGAAGctcctgaaataaaaaaaaacaaaaaacaaaaataatgatagtTTGACAATGTGCCCTGAGTAATAGGCTTTCATCCCCtttcatattttatgatttaacTCATAATTTAATGCtataatttgtattatatttgATTGGCTCACTATTTCAAGTCTTTTTTATATAACAGAACAATGCTGACAATCTTTCTTTTGGAAACATTGCCTTTTCTCCCACATCCCTTGGTTAAGGCAAACTGCCCACGTTGCTGAACGCTCACACAATATATCCATTATAgtttcacag
Encoded proteins:
- the LOC118771250 gene encoding protein CDV3 homolog isoform X1, producing the protein MAEIASTCAEKSLDDFFAKRDKKKKKEKGKGKEQALTPGAVNQKKGKKEKEKSTKSENQDAQVEKEDEEWKEFEQREVDYSGLRVQALQLNEEKEEEEYEKEEVGEDGEIILVSGDKVSGPWNKSAAAPTTAPPVAEVEAPEPKTAGVYRPPGARLTTTKRSQNQGPPEIYSDAQFPSLLSTAKHVETRKDREMEKTFEVVKHRNRARDEGGPASAQQLQLDNQYAILGDK
- the LOC118771250 gene encoding protein CDV3 homolog isoform X2, which produces MAEIASTCAEKSLDDFFAKRDKKKKKEKGKGKEQALTPGAVNQKKGKKEKEKSTKSENQDAQVEKEDEEWKEFEQREVDYSGLRVQALQLNEEKEEEEYEKEEVGEDGEIILVSGDKVSGPWNKSAAAPTTAPPVEVEAPEPKTAGVYRPPGARLTTTKRSQNQGPPEIYSDAQFPSLLSTAKHVETRKDREMEKTFEVVKHRNRARDEGGPASAQQLQLDNQYAILGDK